The Pyrenophora tritici-repentis strain M4 chromosome 9, whole genome shotgun sequence sequence GCGATGTCAGGGACATCATCTCTGCACTAAAAAAGTACAAAGAATCCCGCGATCCCGCTGATCAGGACCTCTTTGCGTGCATGATTCATGGCCTCTTCGACGAGTACAACTGTTTTGGGGAATACCCGCTAGAAGCATTAGCAACCACTGCTGTACTTTTCGGGGGTATCATCAACTTCAACCTTCTATCGCGAATTGCACTTCAAGTTGGACTGGCAATGGTTTTAGAAGCCGTGCAGGAGTTCCGACCTGAAGATAGTATGTACAAGTTCGGGCTCCAGGCACTCATTCACTTCTCAAACCGACTATCTGAATGGCCCAACTACTGCGACCAGCTTCTCATTGTTCCTGGGCTCCAAGGAACTGAAATATTCGTCAAGGCTGAGGAAGTTGTGGGTCAACAAGTCGGAGAGGTGAACGGTGACGGACATAACGGCATAGGCCTGACGAACGGTAATGGCATCGAGGATACCATCCACCAAGAACCTGCCATACCCAAGTTCACATGCCTCTATGTTGATCCACCACTCCGTCCGGAGCTGTACGAGGACCCTGACGAGGAGGTTCAAGACAAAGTATTGTTTGTACTGAACAATGTGTCCGAACGTAACTTGCGCGACAAGATCAACGACCTCACTGAAGCTGTCGAGGAGAGGCATCACCAGTGGTTTGCGAATTACCTGGTTGAGGAGCGTGCCAAGATGCAGCCCAACTTCCAGCAGTTGTATCTCGATATGCTCGAGCTATTCAACGACAAGATGCTCTGGGCAGAAGTGCTTCGCGAGACATACGCAAGCGTCATTCGCATGCTCAACACTGACTCTACGCTGGGTTCTACCGAACGTGGTCATCTGAAGAATTTGGGCTCCTGGCTCGGATCTCTGACCATCGCCCGGGACCAGCCGATCAAGTTCCGAAACATCTCGTTCAAAGATCTGTTGCACGAAGGCTACGATACAGACCGTCTGCTGCTCGTGATACCTTTTACTTGCAAGGTCCTGGTGCAGGCTGCCAAGTCCACAATATTCAAGCCTCCTAATCCATGGTTGACAGAGATGCTGGGGGTGCTTATGGAACTCTATCACTTTGCCGACCTGAAACTCAACCAGAAATTTGAGATTGAAGTACTCTGCAAAGGCTTGGAGCTCGACCACAAGGATATCGATCCGACAAACACTATCCGAGGACGACCCCCAGCGGATGAGGAGTTCTTGGGTGCGATGGTCACCGACGGCATGGAAGCGTTTGGAGATCTTTCCATCATGAGCCTGAACCGTGGCGCAAGAGGTCCCAACGAACGCTTCTCGTCTGCTGCAATCacagcagctctgccagacTTTACCAACCAGCTCCAATACCCACCACCCGGAAATGGCGCAGTTCCTCCAGCAGCACTAAAGAAGATTTTCCTTACTGCGGTCAATCAAGCTATACAGGAGATTATTGCGCCAGTAGTGGAACGCTCTGTTACTATTGCCGCTATCTCAACGTCGCAATTGATCAACAAGGATTTCGCTATGGAACCAGACGAGGAGAAGCTTCGCAATGCGGCGCACACTGTGGTCAAGGCTCTATCTGGCGCCCTAGCTCTCGTCACCTGCAAAGAGCCTCTACGCATGAGTATTCAGAACAACATTCGCGTAACAGCAAGAGATCTGCCCGACCAAGGACTTCCCGAGGGCCATATCCTTATGTTTGTCAACGACAACCTCGACCTTGTCTGCAACACTGTAGAGCAGGCTGCTGAGATGTCATCTCTCGCTGAGATAGATATGCAAATCGAGGACGCAGTTCGCATGCGGCGAATGTTCCGCAGTTCCCGTCCCAATGAGGCTTTCAAGGACGCCAACATCAGCCCCTGGGCCTTTTACATCCCTGAGCCGTACAGGCAGATGCCGGGTGGCTTGAACAGGGAACAGCTGTCCATTTACGAAGAGTTTGGTAGACAGTCGCGGGGTGCTCCGCACGTTAACAATCCTTCCCAGGATGGGGGTCGGCAGCTTCCAGACGTACTTCAAGACCAATTTGCGGCGGCAGTGCCAAACCTTCCCACTCCAGGTGCTGCACCGGCAGAGCCTCGACAACCAGCACAACAGCCTCGGCTTCAGAACCTCCAAGCACCCCATACAGCCTTAacgcaacagcaacaacCAAATGGCTACATGGAGGCTCCTGGTCTGGAACGTGGGCAGCGTGGCACGGACGATCTTCTTATTGAACTTACCCGCGTCGTCAAGGAAGCACCAGAAGAACGCATAAGCGACCTTCAGCCGGGAAGCAGCAACGTCCACCAAGTTTTCGATCAACTCGTTTCTAGCGTTGAGTATGCTGGACCTAATAAGGAAAACCTTGCATTCCGCATTGCCGGTCAAGTGACTAATCATCTTTTTTCCGACTCCTTAAGCCGTTTGGAAGTCGAGGTTATGGCACATCTTTTGAGCCACCTGTGCCAGTTGTCCGTGCAGACTTCCCGTCAAGTGCTGATGTGGTTGGCCACCCTCCATGAAGACGACCGCATCTTCAAGTCTACCGTTatggtggctcttatggaAGTCAACCTTATGGATATGCATCGCCTGAACACGACCATTGCAAAGGCCATTCAGGATCGCCGCGTCGCTGCGGTAGAAATGCTCTCTAGCTTGATGGACGAGCTCATATTGAATGAGCACCCGAGTGCTTTCCGTGCGGACTTTGCCATGTCTATTGATGCTCTTACCGTCTGGTTAGCAGAAGAGCCTACCTTCGAACTTGGCAAACGCATTCTCGCCAACCTGCAGGCACCGTCCAACGAGCAGTTACTGACCCCTCCAGCGACCGGGCATAAGGACCAGCTCGAGTATGTATTCGATGAGTGGGTACATCTCCAAATGGAAAGCATGCCAAAGAAGACGGTGGGCGCTTTCATCTACCAGCTCCACCAGCAGAAGGTCATGGAGACTCAAGAATCTTCCATAATATTCATTCGGACCTGCATTGATGCCTCCGTAGTCGCGTACGAGCAGGAACATTCGCTTCCGTTTGGCAGTGGCAACGAAGACATTGCAACTGTCAAGATTGATGCGCTTGGACGACTGATCGTCGATCTCGTTGTCTATCAAGGCGAGCAGGGTGAGCAAGGCGGACCGGTCAAGGAGAACAAAGCGAAATACCTGGATCAGATACTCGTCGTGGTCGTCCTCGTTCTCTGCAATCATCACAACACCCGAGGAGACGCCTTCTGCCAAAAGGTCTTCTTCAGGCTCTTCTCTGCTATCCTGTTCCACCTTAACGATGCGGTCAAGGAAGAGGCTTTAGAAGACCAAAAGGCAGACGTTTTCCTTGCAGTGGCTAGAGCTCTCCTAGCTCTCCAGCCTTTGCGCGTTCAGAGATTCACCTTTGCGTGGCTTTCACTGGTGGCACACCGCATCTTCATTCCTGCCATGTTAGAAGAGGGTCAAGACGACAAGCGGTGGGATGCGTACGCTCAGCTTGTGGAGACGCTTCTGACTTTTACTGGAAAGCTCATCAAGCCAACGGGAGAAACAATTATGGCTCAACAATTCTACCGTGGTGTCCTGCGAGTTTTGTTAGTTGTACACCACGACTTTCCTGAGTTTCTGGTCGAGAACCACTTTCGCTTTTGCAACAGCATTCCTATGCACTGCACACAGCTTCGAAACCTAATTGTTAGTGCATATCCTTCAACGATCCTTGAAATGCCAGACCCGTTTACCGCAGGACTGAAGGCAGACCGTCTGGAGCATGATCTCCAAGCCCCGGTCATACGTGCCGATATCGCACACATCCTTTCGGAGGCGGGCATCAAAGGCGCCATCGACAACCTGCTCAAGGGTTCAGAGCTGAAGAACCAGGATGTTGACAAGGTCCGTCAAGCAGTGTACTATCCGGAGGCCAAGTCTGCCGGTTTCGAGCTCGTCCCAACGACTGCGAACCCGAAGCTGATACACGCAATCACTCTGTACATTGGCATTTCAACTTTAGGCGCTGGTTCAGCCAGTGCGCCTATCTTTGACGCCGAGAGCCCAGCTACGAAGGCTATTGAGAGGCTTGTAAAGGACTTGCACCCTGAAGCGAGGTTCCACTTCATAAGTGCAATTGCGAACCAGCTGCGATTCCCCAACACACACACTCATTTCTACAGCTACACGCTGCTGCACCTCTTCGGGCCGCCGAACGACGACTCGTTGGCTCTGGAGATTCAAGAGACAATCATCCGAGTGCTGTTGGAGCGCCTGTTGGTCCACCGCCCGCACCCATGGGGCCTCATCATCACCTTGCTGGAGATTCTTAAGAACCGTACATACGGGTTCTGGGACCTGCCGTTTGTCAAAGCGGCACCTGAAGTACGTATGCGCCTAAAGAACACACTGACCAGCAATGCTAATTCACTGTCTTCTAGGTTGAACGGCTTCTCAACGCCCTCTTTACTCATGCTCAGCAGAGCCCACGACCGCTAGCCTAAGACGCTAGCGACGAACAACTCTCCACCACTGCACTACCTGGGCTATAAAGTCCTGGTACTCTTTGGTCTCTACCACATGACAGTCATTCTTTTCCTACTCAACCTAATCGCTTTTCTACTTGATCATTTGGCTTTTCACGATGACTGCTTGTGGGAACCATGCACTCCTTTGGGCTGGCCAGCAAAAACAACAACAAGGGATACCATGGACGACTGTATGTGGAAACAGAGAGGAAAACTAAACATGGTCAGGGATGGAGTCGTAGGGAAATGATGATGATGCTCATTCAGGATTTCTTTGTAATCGTTTTCCCGTCTGTCTGTCTAGGTCGGGAGTGGGGACTACGATATAAAAAAGCAACGGAGTTTTCTTTGCGGAATATGGAACTTGGGGGTTATTTCTAATCCGTCCGTCACACAACGGCGATACCAGCGTTTAACTAGTCACATGTCTTGCTGCGCATTCTTGTAGAATAGCATTTGCTCGGCGAACAACTTTGTATCTTGGGCGCGTGGGAGAGGATGACAACTGGGGTGGGTGGGTCCCAAGACGGGTATGTAACGCTTATACCGGCGTCACGTGCATACTGTGTAGGATATTATCATGAATGGTGTTTTTTCGTTTTTGTCTATGGATGTTTCTCTCGACTTGTTTGCATGGTGAGGAAGCCCTGTAAAAGTGGGGAGGGAAGTTCGACGAGGAGCACTTTAAAGTTCTGTTAGGTGACGATATCAAAGTCATTCCCTATCATTGTTTGGTATTGTTTAGGAGCGGTAGTTTTGGGAGTCGCTGTCCTAATGCGGTTGACTGTACATGCGCGCGTAAGATaccttcactttcacttTCATCACTCCACGTTCAGAAACCGGGCTAGACTGCAGGCTTCTCTCTCACCTGTCCACCTTGCTGCTGCTCACCTCGACTACCTTGACCTCTCTCAACTCTCCAGCTTTACGACGCACATTATCCTGTCACAACTTTACCTTACTACTACACATTACCTTA is a genomic window containing:
- a CDS encoding CDC39, Cell division control protein, negative regulator transcription, whose translation is MEVFSKYFRRVLQNNAATIFGTATRSPDPPNGSYQILLSEVHKIRQDPEQADKIAESISSSEGDLFRDFDLATFLSHFKLDLISKTMLALACRKTDLRSKADAVLSTVGDDLLVTIAQPAEDDMSPEYVATLVERLLQDPPPGWDEDKKMSLAYAVQMHYQQFQQPIPPVVESKLILVELTDGSRNPLVKLVKQAGPQGTATVEACKEVLASAETRDISYQQISAVLLYLALSTGYNAKNFVAALREHRAGQRIDWQDVVLAFDRDHLHIERHQFLAIYNALLPVAQDTEKFDIQALWGGQWQHNLTQLYFVVAFLSSTPQELDVTQIPRLRTSYSMKTFENASEDAKAFAEQAVKHPFVSLDATAALFNMIFQTSETYHAAQLMSIPEQVINPHTAEFLVAAAAVPKPWGALQEQALKQLFDPYFHKKLPIYNFVLYGLWQQDMQWLVDRFVDAYNADSMTLTLVLEHAEANHWLEPLIRSNTDISLDLAAQAHARGKFEVEPWLQQTFDQAGPLFRRILTNFLSARAQEEMQRVRDDHQPLSLPLAVKTVYPLLWFLAECGLPEHELLPLQRNCIQAYPRLINYGEGVDDVIDANGQNGNALPEDADKKMQEHFKNMYSGESDVRDIISALKKYKESRDPADQDLFACMIHGLFDEYNCFGEYPLEALATTAVLFGGIINFNLLSRIALQVGLAMVLEAVQEFRPEDSMYKFGLQALIHFSNRLSEWPNYCDQLLIVPGLQGTEIFVKAEEVVGQQVGEVNGDGHNGIGLTNGNGIEDTIHQEPAIPKFTCLYVDPPLRPELYEDPDEEVQDKVLFVLNNVSERNLRDKINDLTEAVEERHHQWFANYLVEERAKMQPNFQQLYLDMLELFNDKMLWAEVLRETYASVIRMLNTDSTLGSTERGHLKNLGSWLGSLTIARDQPIKFRNISFKDLLHEGYDTDRLLLVIPFTCKVLVQAAKSTIFKPPNPWLTEMLGVLMELYHFADLKLNQKFEIEVLCKGLELDHKDIDPTNTIRGRPPADEEFLGAMVTDGMEAFGDLSIMSLNRGARGPNERFSSAAITAALPDFTNQLQYPPPGNGAVPPAALKKIFLTAVNQAIQEIIAPVVERSVTIAAISTSQLINKDFAMEPDEEKLRNAAHTVVKALSGALALVTCKEPLRMSIQNNIRVTARDLPDQGLPEGHILMFVNDNLDLVCNTVEQAAEMSSLAEIDMQIEDAVRMRRMFRSSRPNEAFKDANISPWAFYIPEPYRQMPGGLNREQLSIYEEFGRQSRGAPHVNNPSQDGGRQLPDVLQDQFAAAVPNLPTPGAAPAEPRQPAQQPRLQNLQAPHTALTQQQQPNGYMEAPGLERGQRGTDDLLIELTRVVKEAPEERISDLQPGSSNVHQVFDQLVSSVEYAGPNKENLAFRIAGQVTNHLFSDSLSRLEVEVMAHLLSHLCQLSVQTSRQVLMWLATLHEDDRIFKSTVMVALMEVNLMDMHRLNTTIAKAIQDRRVAAVEMLSSLMDELILNEHPSAFRADFAMSIDALTVWLAEEPTFELGKRILANLQAPSNEQLLTPPATGHKDQLEYVFDEWVHLQMESMPKKTVGAFIYQLHQQKVMETQESSIIFIRTCIDASVVAYEQEHSLPFGSGNEDIATVKIDALGRLIVDLVVYQGEQGEQGGPVKENKAKYLDQILVVVVLVLCNHHNTRGDAFCQKVFFRLFSAILFHLNDAVKEEALEDQKADVFLAVARALLALQPLRVQRFTFAWLSLVAHRIFIPAMLEEGQDDKRWDAYAQLVETLLTFTGKLIKPTGETIMAQQFYRGVLRVLLVVHHDFPEFLVENHFRFCNSIPMHCTQLRNLIVSAYPSTILEMPDPFTAGLKADRLEHDLQAPVIRADIAHILSEAGIKGAIDNLLKGSELKNQDVDKVRQAVYYPEAKSAGFELVPTTANPKLIHAITLYIGISTLGAGSASAPIFDAESPATKAIERLVKDLHPEARFHFISAIANQLRFPNTHTHFYSYTLLHLFGPPNDDSLALEIQETIIRVLLERLLVHRPHPWGLIITLLEILKNRTYGFWDLPFVKAAPEVERLLNALFTHAQQSPRPLA